Proteins found in one Miscanthus floridulus cultivar M001 chromosome 4, ASM1932011v1, whole genome shotgun sequence genomic segment:
- the LOC136549262 gene encoding LOW QUALITY PROTEIN: uncharacterized protein (The sequence of the model RefSeq protein was modified relative to this genomic sequence to represent the inferred CDS: inserted 4 bases in 2 codons; deleted 3 bases in 2 codons), with product MEYIVRPRTSLKQLNPYPEHNGTGYPEXPSYEVSQLLASSAVGDGGVSWRLKALKRAKEKEQAAREGTKLEDVVEERWGSLGELAVSVSSSRAAHSHAHLHAIRGRKHGNADCSEENAKGSPEGHQDGNSGRRDVSSQRNAMRTPKPDSVPWKKTRQNISSEEQALISSAVASLNKFSDDGSFMEKISNLESNNTNASAVSSSVITDEQRDNRQRSLKESSSKVQLVSTQTLNANQMAANILQLRMKGKYREAEQLSREMETLLENHDTAHEKPGHGEEKSTISIRHTHVPSADNRRKREEDADLHLANKIMHNKRYNISKSIEVEYDFVDAPTKKDKRKNKQAHDATRSTSTHMLTQKEXCFENPSRPKHLVVAIGNFTYLMLPQFEPVIPGHCIILPLQVRRFSRTVDQNVWGEIRNFKKCLLKMFARKDKDVVFMETVISLARQRRHCMIECIPAPCEVSSNAPMYFKKAIDEAEEEWTQHEMKKVIPTSASRNLRQVIPENFGYFHVEFGLDRGFVHVIDDESKFSAGFGLNVIRGMLQLPAADMHRRRRHESMDNQRQAVASFMKEWMPFDWTKQLD from the exons ATGGAATAT ATTGTGAGACCGAGAACGAGCCTAAAGCAGCTTAACCCATACCCTGAACATAATGGAACTGGATATCCAGA GCCATCATATGAAGTCAGTCAGTTGCTTGCATCTTCTGCTGTGGGCGATGGAGGTGTTAGCTGGAGGCTTAAAGCTTTGAAGCGTGCCAAGGAG AAGGAGCAAGCTGCTCGTGAAGGAACAAAACTCGAGGAT GTTGTTGAAGAGAGATGGGGTTCGTTAGGCGAATTAGCGGTTTCAGTATCATCATCAAGAGCTGCCCATTCACATGCTCATTTGCATGCCATTAGAGGCAGGAAACATGGGAATGCTGACTGCTCAGAAGAAAATGCCAAAGGAAGTCCAGAGGGTCACCAAGATGGTAACAGTGGCAGACGGGATGTTTCTTCTCAGCGTAATGCCATGAGAACACCCAAACCTGATTCTGTCCCATGGAAAAAGACAAGACAGAATATATCTTCCGAGGAACAGGCACTTATCTCTTCAGCGGTAGCCAGCTTAAATAAGTTTTCTGATGATGGAAGCTTTATGGAAAAGATTAGCAATCTTGAGAGCAACAACACAAATGCTTCAGCTGTTAGTTCTAGTGTTATCACTGATGAGCAGAGGGACAATAGGCAGAGATCCCTTAAGGAGAGTTCAAGCAAAGTACAATTAGTGAGCACTCAGACATTAAATGCAAACCAGATGGCTGCAAACATTCTGCAGCTCCGAATGAAAGGCAAGTATCGAGAAGCTGAACAACTTTCC AGAGAAATGGAAACTTTGCTGGAGAATCACGATACTGCCCATGAGAAGCCTGGCCATGGAGAAGAAAAAAGCACAATCAGTATCAG GCATACTCATGTGCCTAGTGCAGATAATCGCAGGAAAAGAGAAGAGGATGCTGACCTGCACTTGGCTAATAAAATTATGCACAACAAGCGGTATAACATTTCTAAAAGTATAGAGGTTGAATATGATTTTGTTGATGCTCCCACTAAAAAGGACAAAAGAAAGAACAAACAGGCACATGACGCAACGAGAAGCACTAGTACACATATGTTGACTCAGAAGGA TTGCTTTGAGAACCCATCCAGGCCAAAACATCTGGTTGTTGCTATTGGAAACTTCACTTACTTGATGCTGCCGCAGTTTGAGCCTGTTATCCCTGGGCATTGCATTATTCTCCCATTACAGGTGAGACGGTTTT CAAGAACTGTTGATCAGAACGTTTGG GGGGAGATTCGCAACTTCAAGAAGTGCCTGTTGAAGATGTTTGCACGGAAGGACAAGGATGTGGTGTTTATGGAGACTGTCATAAGCCTGGCCAGACAACGGAGACACTGCATGATTGAGTGCATCCCTGCCCCTTGTGAAGTTTCAAGCAATGCCCCAATGTACTTTAAAAAG GCtattgatgaagctgaagaagaatgGACCCAACATGAGATGAAGAAGGTTATCCCAACAAGTGCAAGCCGCAACTTGAGGCAGGTCATCCCAGAGAACTTTGGCTACTTCCACGTGGAGTTTGGGTTGGACCGTGGTTTTGTGCATGTAATAGATGACGAGAGCAAGTTCAGCGCTGGGTTTGGATTGAATGTCATCAGAGGGATGCTGCAGTTGCCAGCGGCGGACATGCACCGTCGGCGAAGGCACGAGTCCATGGATAACCAGAGGCAGGCTGTTGCTAGCTTCATGAAGGAATGGATGCCCTTCGATTGGACAAAGCAACTTGATTGA